In one Silene latifolia isolate original U9 population chromosome 10, ASM4854445v1, whole genome shotgun sequence genomic region, the following are encoded:
- the LOC141608647 gene encoding uncharacterized protein LOC141608647, with translation MEGFGEKPQLSGLGLSVNNVTYWSYLAQANGKYVWWIVGFDLVTHKLKRIPIPMWVTGGFKNRPIMYVMEGRLCACWEISDSHVVEVATLKEEGATSSWIKLHQLSHDIVLRYMKYFYDQGVPNITTKNRFAVRDTRNRDTILFIDPVQESCKDVLKLRVPNSSKIFNYTESLISPFCNDLKQI, from the coding sequence ATGGAGGGATTCGGTGAAAAACCACAATTATCCGGGTTAGGATTGTCGGTTAATAATGTCACTTACTGGTCGTACCTGGCCCAAGCAAACGGGAAATATGTGTGGTGGATTGTCGGGTTTGATTTGGTTACCCATAAGCTAAAACGGATCCCTATACCAATGTGGGTGACCGGTGGCTTTAAAAACCGTCCAATTATGTATGTCATGGAAGGGCGCTTGTGTGCGTGTTGGGAAATTAGCGACAGTCATGTTGTTGAGGTAGCGACATTAAAGGAAGAGGGCGCGACAAGTTCATGGATAAAGTTGCATCAACTTAGTCATGATATTGTGTTACGCTACATGAAATACTTTTACGACCAAGGCGTGCctaatatcacaactaaaaatAGGTTTGCCGTAAGAGACACTCGAAATCGGGATACTATCCTGTTTATAGATCCTGTTCAAGAGTCTTGTAAAGATGTTCTTAAATTAAGAGTCCCAAATTCTAGTAAAATTTTTAATTATACCGAGAGTCTCATTTCTCCCTTTTGTAACGATCTTAAGCAAATTTAG
- the LOC141608648 gene encoding F-box/kelch-repeat protein At3g23880-like gives MSETNEFYLPEEILITYIFLRLPIKSLLRLKSVNKRFNSIISSPYFAKRHLKNSTSSNNNKNTHLLINHKTCFLSFDFESFKSGNYWDCSPFNEDGDIVDDKPGLARIIKGNFEALHSYIFAIGSCDGLVCLKTKFDFMHVWNPTTLACRKIPFIRRYNKKEDAVWGFGRVTNGRDYKIVQIHQNTKNNEKTIEIFSLLENSWTISQEKLEGIGEKPKLFGFGVSLNDVIYWLYSAAYYRYYDEFYDQRTEEYHRWWIIGLDLVKRTIKRVPLPEGEPEGIKIAPSMYVMEERLYACWEISGNHVVEVATLKEEGETSSWIKLYQLSHDIVPCYLYSEKSVANVTIKSRFAVEPYFDSDDGDRRHRDTLLFIDPARELKEDVLKLRIPSSRNVVSYTESLISPFCNS, from the coding sequence ATGAGTGAAACTAATGAGTTTTATTTACCAGAAGAAATCCTCATTACATATATTTTCTTAAGATTACCTATTAAATCGCTTTTACGACTCAAATCCGTCAACAAAAGATTTAATTCCATCATTTCGAGTCCGTATTTTGCCAAACGTCACCTCAAGAACTCGACTTCttccaataataataaaaacactcaCTTGCTCATTAACCATAAAACATGTTTTCTTTCATTCGACTTTGAATCTTTTAAAAGTGGAAACTATTGGGATTGTTCTCCATTCAACGAAGACGGAGACATCGTTGACGACAAGCCGGGTTTGGCTCGAATCATTAAAGGTAACTTTGAAGCCTTACATTCTTATATATTTGCGATTGGATCCTGTGATGGGTTGGTTTGTTTGAAAACAAAATTTGATTTTATGCATGTTTGGAATCCGACAACGTTAGCGTGTCGTAAAATTCCTTTTATTAGACGGTATAATAAGAAGGAAGACGCGGTATGGGGATTTGGTCGTGTTACAAATGGTCGCGACTATAAAATTGTTCAAATACACCAAAATACGAAAAACAACGAAAAGACGATTGAAATCTTCTCGTTGTTAGAAAACTCATGGACAATATCACAAGAAAAACTGGAAGGAATCGGCGAAAAACCAAAATTATTCGGGTTTGGCGTGTCACTCAATGACGTCATTTATTGGTTATACTCGGCTGCTTATTATCGTTATTACGATGAGTTTTACGATCAAAGAACGGAAGAGTATCATCGCTGGTGGATTATCGGGTTAGATTTGGTTAAGCGGACTATTAAACGGGTCCCACTACCCGAGGGGGAGCCTGAAGGCATTAAAATTGCTCCCAGTATGTATGTGATGGAAGAGCGTTTGTACGCGTGTTGGGAAATTAGCGGAAATCATGTCGTTGAGGTAGCGACATTGAAAGAAGAGGGCGAGACGAGTTCATGGATAAAGTTGTATCAACTTAGTCATGATATTGTGCCGTGTTACTTGTACAGTGAGAAAAGCGTAGCTAATGTTACAATTAAAAGTAGGTTCGCTGTCGAACCTTATTTTGATAGCGACGACGGAGACCGTCGGCATAGGGATACTCTCTTGTTTATTGATCCTGCTCGTGAGTtgaaagaagatgttcttaaattAAGAATCCCAAGTTCAAGAAATGTTGTTAGCTATACTGAGAGTCTAATTTCTCCCTTTTGTAACTCTTAA